The Acipenser ruthenus chromosome 25, fAciRut3.2 maternal haplotype, whole genome shotgun sequence genome has a window encoding:
- the LOC117413832 gene encoding podocalyxin-like protein 2 isoform X3 encodes MSPQLEPLDSSEQAELAPPEPAGPGIPDFLTASQESGFSSDENEGIQLNYFSDDLNDIVLDTGSPEVGYHPAPLQPSSSPDRTASDGDSSLSLSSSEPLKPSLTNTPIPELWEEQGETASNQSEPVHSSLPMAPSSSPKSTDQRDTHLVTVTEEDWHATLLAEMTTFPDAEGSSYGPFKEPGLLSLSTAESDTNTSPERPSMDYSAVNESDILLDTVPMVTTVHGRTDSKTPESGPSTTVIHSASSTLIPWNEPAGLTESTKPYFRQEVTTETGSVKTESPQGSPQVICTDWSDLTGKGYVILYMTENNDCELFRVENGDRLLAMLENAFSRKIDNPQGTWFISLSKPNRQDKQLLMTLTGEQGVIPTKDVLSMLGEIRKSLYDIGIQNYTSATSCQSRPTQSRSDYGKLFVVLVIIGSICVVIIVSGLIYICWQRRLPKLKNMSHGEELHFVENGCHDNPTLDVTIDSQSEMQEKKPSVNGVVMDGVDNWHILINKTAKEEGDNYEEDTHL; translated from the exons ATGTCTCCCCAACTAGAGCCCCTGGACTCTTCAGAGCAGGCCGAGCTTGCACCTCCTGAGCCGGCTGGCCCTGGCATTCCTGATTTCCTGACTGCCTCCCAGGAGTCGGGCTTCTCCAGCGACGAGAACGAGGGGATACAGTTGAACTACTTCTCAGACGATCTGAATGACATCGTCTTGGATACAGGATCTCCAGAAG tAGGTTACCATCCTGCTCCTTTACAACCGTCATCTTCACCAGACAGGACAGCAAGCGATGGggattcctctctctctctctcctcatctgAGCCCCTCAAACCAAGTCTGACCAACACCCCCATCCCAGAGCTGTGGGAAGAGCAAGGAGAAACGGCTTCAAACCAGTCGGAACCTGTGCATTCTAGTTTGCCCATGGCACCAAGCTCTTCCCCCAAGTCGACTGATCAAAGAGACACACACCTGGTTACAGTGACAGAGGAAGACTGGCACGCCACATTGCTTGCTGAAATGACAACATTCCCAGATGCTGAAGGATCAAGTTATGGGCCTTTCAAAGAGCCAGGTTTGTTGTCTTTATCGACAGCTGAGTCGGATACTAACACATCTCCCGAAAGACCTTCCATGGATTATTCAGCAGTCAATGAAAGTGACATACTGCTAGACACAGTTCCCATGGTAACCACAGTGCACGGGAGAACTGACAGCAAGACCCCTGAAAGTGGTCCTAGCACCACAGTTATTCACTCTGCTTCTTCCACTCTAATTCCTTGGAATGAACCAGCAGGTTTGACGGAAAGCACAAAGCCATATTTCAGACAGGAAGTCACCACGGAGACTGGCAGTGTGAAAACAGAATCGCCTCAGGGGTCTCCGCAG gttatCTGCACTGACTGGAGTGATCTAACTGGGAAAGGTTATGTTATTCTCTACATGACTGAAAATAATGACTGC GAGCTCTTCCGAGTGGAGAACGGGGACAGGCTCCTGGCCATGCTGGAAAACGCTTTCTCCAGGAAGATAGACAACCCCCAGGGAACCTGGTTCATTTCTCTAAGCAAGCCCAACAGACAGGACAAGCAGTTGCTGATGACACTGACTGGTGAACAAG GGGTGATACCCACGAAAGACGTACTCTCCATGCTTGGAGAAATCAGGAAAAGCTTATATGAC ATAGGAATCCAGAACTACACCAGCGCTACCAGTTGCCAGTCTCGCCCCACTCAGTCTCGCAGTGACTATGGGAAGCTCTTTGTTGTGCTGGTCATTATCGGATCCATCTGTGTGGTCATCATAGTGTCTGGCCTCATCTATATCTGTTGGCAAAGACGTCTTCCAAAGCTGAAGAACATG TCACACGGTGAGGAACTTCATTTTGTGGAGAATGGTTGCCACGACAACCCGACACTGGACGTCACCATCGACAGCCAATCAGAGATGCAAGAGAAGAAGCCCAGTGTGAATGGGGTTGTCATGGACGGGGTGGACAACTGGCACATCTTAATTAACAAGACAGCAAAAGAGGAAGGGGACAATTATGAAGAAGACACTcatctttaa
- the LOC117413832 gene encoding podocalyxin-like protein 2 isoform X1 codes for MERLVPVLFVLGSLLLLLGASEEPTRGLFTASPVSTQWMSPQLEPLDSSEQAELAPPEPAGPGIPDFLTASQESGFSSDENEGIQLNYFSDDLNDIVLDTGSPEVGYHPAPLQPSSSPDRTASDGDSSLSLSSSEPLKPSLTNTPIPELWEEQGETASNQSEPVHSSLPMAPSSSPKSTDQRDTHLVTVTEEDWHATLLAEMTTFPDAEGSSYGPFKEPGLLSLSTAESDTNTSPERPSMDYSAVNESDILLDTVPMVTTVHGRTDSKTPESGPSTTVIHSASSTLIPWNEPAGLTESTKPYFRQEVTTETGSVKTESPQGSPQVICTDWSDLTGKGYVILYMTENNDCELFRVENGDRLLAMLENAFSRKIDNPQGTWFISLSKPNRQDKQLLMTLTGEQGVIPTKDVLSMLGEIRKSLYDIGIQNYTSATSCQSRPTQSRSDYGKLFVVLVIIGSICVVIIVSGLIYICWQRRLPKLKNMSHGEELHFVENGCHDNPTLDVTIDSQSEMQEKKPSVNGVVMDGVDNWHILINKTAKEEGDNYEEDTHL; via the exons ATGGAGAGACTTGTGCCGGTTCTTTTCGTCTTAG GTTCTTTATTGTTACTTCTGGGTGCCTCTGAAGAGCCCACCAGAGGATTGTTTACAGCCAGTCCGGTCAGCACACAATGGATGTCTCCCCAACTAGAGCCCCTGGACTCTTCAGAGCAGGCCGAGCTTGCACCTCCTGAGCCGGCTGGCCCTGGCATTCCTGATTTCCTGACTGCCTCCCAGGAGTCGGGCTTCTCCAGCGACGAGAACGAGGGGATACAGTTGAACTACTTCTCAGACGATCTGAATGACATCGTCTTGGATACAGGATCTCCAGAAG tAGGTTACCATCCTGCTCCTTTACAACCGTCATCTTCACCAGACAGGACAGCAAGCGATGGggattcctctctctctctctcctcatctgAGCCCCTCAAACCAAGTCTGACCAACACCCCCATCCCAGAGCTGTGGGAAGAGCAAGGAGAAACGGCTTCAAACCAGTCGGAACCTGTGCATTCTAGTTTGCCCATGGCACCAAGCTCTTCCCCCAAGTCGACTGATCAAAGAGACACACACCTGGTTACAGTGACAGAGGAAGACTGGCACGCCACATTGCTTGCTGAAATGACAACATTCCCAGATGCTGAAGGATCAAGTTATGGGCCTTTCAAAGAGCCAGGTTTGTTGTCTTTATCGACAGCTGAGTCGGATACTAACACATCTCCCGAAAGACCTTCCATGGATTATTCAGCAGTCAATGAAAGTGACATACTGCTAGACACAGTTCCCATGGTAACCACAGTGCACGGGAGAACTGACAGCAAGACCCCTGAAAGTGGTCCTAGCACCACAGTTATTCACTCTGCTTCTTCCACTCTAATTCCTTGGAATGAACCAGCAGGTTTGACGGAAAGCACAAAGCCATATTTCAGACAGGAAGTCACCACGGAGACTGGCAGTGTGAAAACAGAATCGCCTCAGGGGTCTCCGCAG gttatCTGCACTGACTGGAGTGATCTAACTGGGAAAGGTTATGTTATTCTCTACATGACTGAAAATAATGACTGC GAGCTCTTCCGAGTGGAGAACGGGGACAGGCTCCTGGCCATGCTGGAAAACGCTTTCTCCAGGAAGATAGACAACCCCCAGGGAACCTGGTTCATTTCTCTAAGCAAGCCCAACAGACAGGACAAGCAGTTGCTGATGACACTGACTGGTGAACAAG GGGTGATACCCACGAAAGACGTACTCTCCATGCTTGGAGAAATCAGGAAAAGCTTATATGAC ATAGGAATCCAGAACTACACCAGCGCTACCAGTTGCCAGTCTCGCCCCACTCAGTCTCGCAGTGACTATGGGAAGCTCTTTGTTGTGCTGGTCATTATCGGATCCATCTGTGTGGTCATCATAGTGTCTGGCCTCATCTATATCTGTTGGCAAAGACGTCTTCCAAAGCTGAAGAACATG TCACACGGTGAGGAACTTCATTTTGTGGAGAATGGTTGCCACGACAACCCGACACTGGACGTCACCATCGACAGCCAATCAGAGATGCAAGAGAAGAAGCCCAGTGTGAATGGGGTTGTCATGGACGGGGTGGACAACTGGCACATCTTAATTAACAAGACAGCAAAAGAGGAAGGGGACAATTATGAAGAAGACACTcatctttaa
- the LOC117413832 gene encoding podocalyxin-like protein 2 isoform X2: MERLVPVLFVLGSLLLLLGASEEPTRGLFTASPVSTQWMSPQLEPLDSSEQAELAPPEPAGPGIPDFLTASQESGFSSDENEGIQLNYFSDDLNDIVLDTGSPEGYHPAPLQPSSSPDRTASDGDSSLSLSSSEPLKPSLTNTPIPELWEEQGETASNQSEPVHSSLPMAPSSSPKSTDQRDTHLVTVTEEDWHATLLAEMTTFPDAEGSSYGPFKEPGLLSLSTAESDTNTSPERPSMDYSAVNESDILLDTVPMVTTVHGRTDSKTPESGPSTTVIHSASSTLIPWNEPAGLTESTKPYFRQEVTTETGSVKTESPQGSPQVICTDWSDLTGKGYVILYMTENNDCELFRVENGDRLLAMLENAFSRKIDNPQGTWFISLSKPNRQDKQLLMTLTGEQGVIPTKDVLSMLGEIRKSLYDIGIQNYTSATSCQSRPTQSRSDYGKLFVVLVIIGSICVVIIVSGLIYICWQRRLPKLKNMSHGEELHFVENGCHDNPTLDVTIDSQSEMQEKKPSVNGVVMDGVDNWHILINKTAKEEGDNYEEDTHL; this comes from the exons ATGGAGAGACTTGTGCCGGTTCTTTTCGTCTTAG GTTCTTTATTGTTACTTCTGGGTGCCTCTGAAGAGCCCACCAGAGGATTGTTTACAGCCAGTCCGGTCAGCACACAATGGATGTCTCCCCAACTAGAGCCCCTGGACTCTTCAGAGCAGGCCGAGCTTGCACCTCCTGAGCCGGCTGGCCCTGGCATTCCTGATTTCCTGACTGCCTCCCAGGAGTCGGGCTTCTCCAGCGACGAGAACGAGGGGATACAGTTGAACTACTTCTCAGACGATCTGAATGACATCGTCTTGGATACAGGATCTCCAGAAG GTTACCATCCTGCTCCTTTACAACCGTCATCTTCACCAGACAGGACAGCAAGCGATGGggattcctctctctctctctcctcatctgAGCCCCTCAAACCAAGTCTGACCAACACCCCCATCCCAGAGCTGTGGGAAGAGCAAGGAGAAACGGCTTCAAACCAGTCGGAACCTGTGCATTCTAGTTTGCCCATGGCACCAAGCTCTTCCCCCAAGTCGACTGATCAAAGAGACACACACCTGGTTACAGTGACAGAGGAAGACTGGCACGCCACATTGCTTGCTGAAATGACAACATTCCCAGATGCTGAAGGATCAAGTTATGGGCCTTTCAAAGAGCCAGGTTTGTTGTCTTTATCGACAGCTGAGTCGGATACTAACACATCTCCCGAAAGACCTTCCATGGATTATTCAGCAGTCAATGAAAGTGACATACTGCTAGACACAGTTCCCATGGTAACCACAGTGCACGGGAGAACTGACAGCAAGACCCCTGAAAGTGGTCCTAGCACCACAGTTATTCACTCTGCTTCTTCCACTCTAATTCCTTGGAATGAACCAGCAGGTTTGACGGAAAGCACAAAGCCATATTTCAGACAGGAAGTCACCACGGAGACTGGCAGTGTGAAAACAGAATCGCCTCAGGGGTCTCCGCAG gttatCTGCACTGACTGGAGTGATCTAACTGGGAAAGGTTATGTTATTCTCTACATGACTGAAAATAATGACTGC GAGCTCTTCCGAGTGGAGAACGGGGACAGGCTCCTGGCCATGCTGGAAAACGCTTTCTCCAGGAAGATAGACAACCCCCAGGGAACCTGGTTCATTTCTCTAAGCAAGCCCAACAGACAGGACAAGCAGTTGCTGATGACACTGACTGGTGAACAAG GGGTGATACCCACGAAAGACGTACTCTCCATGCTTGGAGAAATCAGGAAAAGCTTATATGAC ATAGGAATCCAGAACTACACCAGCGCTACCAGTTGCCAGTCTCGCCCCACTCAGTCTCGCAGTGACTATGGGAAGCTCTTTGTTGTGCTGGTCATTATCGGATCCATCTGTGTGGTCATCATAGTGTCTGGCCTCATCTATATCTGTTGGCAAAGACGTCTTCCAAAGCTGAAGAACATG TCACACGGTGAGGAACTTCATTTTGTGGAGAATGGTTGCCACGACAACCCGACACTGGACGTCACCATCGACAGCCAATCAGAGATGCAAGAGAAGAAGCCCAGTGTGAATGGGGTTGTCATGGACGGGGTGGACAACTGGCACATCTTAATTAACAAGACAGCAAAAGAGGAAGGGGACAATTATGAAGAAGACACTcatctttaa